One genomic region from Rhizomicrobium palustre encodes:
- a CDS encoding TMEM175 family protein — MGKSRLEAFSDGVLAIILTIMVLELPEPHGDTLEALQALTPKLLNYLLSFLYIGIYWNNHHHLLHTVRKVTGGILWANLHLLFWLSLLPFTTAWMGEHHNSSIPTALYGAMMLASAIAYTILEWRIIRNEGKGSLLARAVGTNIKGYGSIALYVAGIAVAFAAPWLAQCFYALVALVWFIPDRRIERVFANEPDAES; from the coding sequence ATGGGAAAATCACGTCTGGAAGCCTTTAGTGATGGCGTGCTCGCCATCATCCTCACCATCATGGTGCTGGAATTGCCCGAACCGCATGGCGACACGTTGGAGGCGCTACAGGCGCTCACACCAAAGCTGCTGAATTATCTTCTCAGCTTTCTCTATATCGGCATCTATTGGAACAACCATCACCATCTCCTGCATACCGTACGCAAGGTGACGGGCGGAATTCTCTGGGCCAATCTGCATCTGCTTTTTTGGCTATCGCTGCTGCCCTTCACCACGGCCTGGATGGGCGAGCATCACAACTCCTCGATCCCAACCGCGCTTTATGGCGCGATGATGCTGGCCTCGGCCATCGCTTATACGATTTTGGAATGGCGCATCATCCGCAATGAGGGCAAGGGTTCGCTTCTGGCACGCGCGGTCGGGACCAATATCAAGGGGTATGGTTCCATTGCGCTGTACGTCGCCGGTATCGCGGTGGCCTTCGCCGCACCGTGGCTCGCGCAATGCTTCTATGCGCTGGTGGCTCTTGTTTGGTTCATCCCAGATCGCCGCATCGAACGCGTCTTTGCCAATGAGCCGGACGCGGAAAGCTGA
- a CDS encoding EVE domain-containing protein: protein MAYWLFKTEPSTWSWEDQKKKGAKGEPWSGVRNYQAANNMKAMKKGDRGFFYHSVDEKRIVGIVEVIGLYRPDPTDEKGKFGLVDVKAVADVKTPVGLAEIKEMPELAEMVLVKNSRLSVQPVTDKEWAIICKMAGVA, encoded by the coding sequence ATGGCCTATTGGCTGTTCAAGACCGAGCCTTCCACCTGGTCCTGGGAGGATCAGAAGAAGAAAGGCGCCAAGGGCGAGCCTTGGAGCGGCGTGCGCAATTACCAAGCCGCCAACAATATGAAAGCGATGAAGAAGGGCGATCGCGGCTTCTTCTACCACTCGGTGGATGAGAAGCGGATCGTCGGCATCGTGGAAGTGATTGGACTTTACCGCCCCGACCCCACCGACGAGAAAGGCAAGTTCGGCCTGGTCGATGTGAAGGCCGTCGCCGACGTGAAAACGCCGGTGGGCCTTGCCGAGATCAAAGAGATGCCGGAGCTGGCCGAGATGGTGCTGGTGAAAAACTCCCGCCTCTCGGTGCAGCCTGTGACCGACAAGGAATGGGCCATCATCTGCAAGATGGCGGGGGTAGCTTAG
- a CDS encoding YciI family protein, which produces MALFMFIAFDKKLGGAEVRAATRPKHVEYTKSNGKVKFGGPFTGPDDSMIGSFSIIEAADYEEAAAYVKNDPYNQAGLFERQELHPWKLTINTFETV; this is translated from the coding sequence ATGGCTTTGTTTATGTTTATCGCCTTCGACAAGAAGCTGGGCGGCGCGGAAGTTCGCGCAGCGACGCGGCCCAAACATGTCGAGTACACCAAGTCGAACGGCAAGGTGAAATTCGGCGGCCCCTTCACCGGCCCCGATGACTCCATGATCGGCAGCTTCTCCATCATTGAAGCCGCTGACTACGAAGAAGCCGCCGCCTATGTGAAGAACGATCCCTATAATCAGGCCGGTCTCTTCGAACGCCAGGAACTGCATCCCTGGAAGCTGACCATCAACACGTTTGAAACGGTCTAG
- a CDS encoding YciI family protein, which produces MLFVVTAIDKKDSLDLRLATREAHFAFARDTGRIKLGGPFLNAKGEMAGSMMVIEAPDLETAEAWHMEDPYVKAGLFESSDIRPWKPALNAVGADFGGV; this is translated from the coding sequence ATGCTTTTCGTTGTCACCGCGATCGACAAGAAAGACAGCCTCGATCTGCGCCTTGCCACCCGCGAGGCGCATTTCGCTTTCGCCCGCGATACCGGGCGCATCAAGCTGGGCGGGCCGTTTCTCAACGCAAAAGGCGAGATGGCCGGCAGCATGATGGTGATCGAGGCGCCCGATCTCGAAACCGCCGAGGCTTGGCATATGGAAGATCCTTATGTGAAAGCCGGGCTGTTTGAATCGAGCGACATCCGCCCCTGGAAGCCGGCGCTCAATGCGGTCGGTGCAGATTTCGGAGGGGTGTGA
- a CDS encoding LysR family transcriptional regulator, producing MDWNDLAAFVSVVRAGGFRDAARLGGVSASGLSEAVRRLESRLGVRLINRTTRSISPTEAGQRLLERLGPALREIEGALDVVNAFRDRPAGTLKLNVPASASRLVLPSIVPAFLNAYPDITLEVIVEDGFVDILAEGCDAGIRYDERLEKDMIAIPIGPRRQRMATAAAPSYLAGHALPEHPRDLLSHICLRGQFASGVIPPWEFEKKGEVVLVEPKGPLIVRLGAAADLAVDAAIAGLGVIHLFEEWLRPYLESGALVPVLKPWWQEFSGPYLYYPGRKHLPAPLRAFVDFIKRV from the coding sequence ATGGATTGGAACGATCTGGCGGCCTTTGTCTCGGTGGTCCGGGCGGGCGGGTTTCGTGATGCGGCGCGGCTGGGTGGGGTTTCTGCCTCTGGCCTCAGCGAAGCGGTGCGCCGCCTGGAATCCCGCTTAGGCGTTCGCCTGATCAACCGTACCACCCGCAGCATATCGCCCACCGAGGCTGGGCAAAGGCTGCTCGAAAGGCTAGGCCCGGCGCTGCGCGAAATCGAAGGGGCGCTCGATGTCGTCAACGCCTTCCGCGACCGCCCGGCGGGAACGCTGAAACTCAACGTGCCGGCCAGCGCTTCGCGACTGGTGCTGCCCTCTATCGTGCCGGCTTTTCTGAATGCTTATCCCGACATCACTTTGGAGGTGATCGTCGAAGACGGCTTTGTCGATATTCTCGCCGAGGGCTGCGATGCGGGCATCCGTTATGACGAGCGTCTCGAGAAGGACATGATCGCCATTCCCATCGGTCCGCGACGCCAGCGTATGGCAACTGCGGCGGCGCCGTCTTATCTCGCCGGACACGCCTTGCCGGAGCATCCGCGCGATTTGCTTTCGCATATTTGTTTGCGGGGCCAGTTCGCCAGCGGCGTGATCCCGCCTTGGGAATTCGAGAAGAAGGGCGAGGTGGTGCTGGTCGAACCCAAAGGCCCCTTGATCGTGCGGCTGGGGGCAGCCGCCGATCTTGCCGTGGACGCTGCGATAGCTGGGCTTGGGGTCATTCATCTTTTTGAGGAATGGCTGCGCCCATATCTGGAAAGCGGGGCTTTGGTGCCGGTCTTGAAGCCTTGGTGGCAGGAGTTTTCGGGGCCTTATCTCTATTATCCCGGCCGCAAGCATTTGCCTGCCCCATTACGGGCCTTTGTCGATTTCATCAAGCGCGTTTGA
- a CDS encoding DUF6614 family protein: protein MALDHYHIFFDLKPGANDLDVARGVARYMGHLKERGLIEGWRLTRRKLGLGPKEMGEFHCVVETRDLAQLDAAFQHVSSRAEPVESLHFAVNRFAANLTFALYRDFPDAGRQEGEEKF from the coding sequence ATGGCCTTGGACCACTATCATATCTTTTTCGATCTGAAGCCGGGGGCGAATGACCTCGATGTGGCGCGTGGGGTGGCCCGCTATATGGGCCATCTCAAAGAGCGCGGGCTGATCGAAGGCTGGCGACTCACGCGCCGCAAGCTAGGTCTGGGGCCTAAGGAAATGGGCGAATTTCACTGTGTGGTCGAAACGCGCGATCTCGCTCAGCTCGATGCCGCCTTCCAGCATGTCTCTTCGCGTGCCGAGCCGGTCGAATCCTTGCACTTCGCGGTCAATCGCTTTGCCGCCAATCTCACCTTTGCGCTTTATCGCGATTTCCCCGATGCGGGGCGCCAGGAAGGCGAAGAGAAATTCTGA
- the sucC gene encoding ADP-forming succinate--CoA ligase subunit beta produces the protein MNIHEYQAKEILRNFGAPVPLGKAAFSAEEAVAKAKELPGPVWVVKAQIHAGGRGKGGGVKVVKSIADVETEARRMLGMTLVTHQTGPQGREVKRLYIEDGSAIDRELYLSALVDRATSRISFIVSTEGGMDIEEVAHNTPEKIATFTVDPAAGYASYLGVEIAAALKLKGGDQIKQCVALVKSIYDAFVAKDMSLLEINPLVVTKDGKLVCLDAKVNFDDNALYRHADVRELRDLGEEEATEIEASRYDLSYIKLDGSIGCMVNGAGLAMATMDIIKLFGGEPANFLDVGGGATKEKVTAAFKIILSDPNVKGILVNIFGGIMKCDIIAEGIVAAAREVQLSVPLVVRLEGTNVDLGKKILAESGLPIVSGDNLADGAEKIVKAVKEAQ, from the coding sequence ATGAACATCCACGAGTATCAAGCCAAAGAAATCCTGCGCAATTTCGGGGCGCCCGTTCCCTTGGGGAAAGCCGCTTTCTCCGCTGAGGAAGCGGTCGCCAAAGCCAAGGAACTGCCCGGCCCGGTCTGGGTGGTGAAGGCTCAGATTCATGCGGGCGGTCGCGGCAAGGGCGGCGGCGTCAAAGTCGTCAAATCCATTGCTGATGTTGAGACCGAAGCGCGCCGCATGCTTGGCATGACGCTCGTCACCCATCAGACCGGCCCCCAGGGTCGCGAAGTGAAGCGCCTTTATATTGAAGACGGTTCGGCCATCGACCGCGAGCTTTATCTCTCCGCCCTGGTAGACCGCGCCACCTCGCGCATTTCCTTCATCGTCTCGACCGAAGGCGGCATGGACATCGAAGAGGTGGCCCATAACACGCCCGAGAAGATCGCGACCTTCACGGTCGATCCGGCGGCGGGCTATGCCTCGTATTTGGGTGTTGAGATCGCTGCGGCCCTGAAGCTGAAGGGCGGCGACCAGATCAAGCAATGCGTGGCGCTGGTGAAGAGCATCTATGACGCCTTCGTCGCCAAGGATATGAGCCTGCTCGAAATCAACCCGCTCGTGGTGACCAAGGATGGCAAGCTCGTCTGTCTCGATGCGAAAGTGAATTTCGACGACAACGCGCTCTATCGCCATGCCGATGTGCGCGAGCTGCGCGATCTCGGCGAGGAAGAAGCGACCGAAATCGAAGCCTCGCGTTACGATCTTTCCTACATCAAGCTCGATGGCTCCATCGGCTGCATGGTCAATGGCGCGGGCCTTGCCATGGCGACCATGGACATCATCAAGCTCTTTGGTGGTGAGCCGGCCAACTTCCTCGATGTCGGCGGCGGCGCCACCAAGGAAAAGGTCACCGCGGCCTTCAAGATCATTCTCTCCGATCCCAATGTGAAAGGCATTCTGGTCAATATTTTCGGCGGCATCATGAAATGCGACATCATCGCGGAAGGCATCGTCGCCGCCGCGCGTGAAGTGCAGCTCTCCGTGCCGCTGGTGGTGCGCTTGGAAGGCACCAATGTCGATCTTGGCAAGAAGATCCTGGCCGAATCCGGCCTGCCCATCGTGTCGGGCGACAACCTCGCCGATGGCGCCGAAAAGATCGTGAAGGCCGTGAAGGAAGCTCAATAA
- a CDS encoding MOSC domain-containing protein, which produces MNVPILSLAIGQPKPLGVWRGEEVLSGFDKQPVTEEHVFVTATGIRGDGQADLENHGGADKAVYAYPALNWPWWENEKRLACRPGLFGENLTLGEVDETNVYLGDRFSWGDVILEVSQPRAPCFKLAMYTGRPEIPAAMTLSGRCGWYFRVVQEGEAPSRGALTRLVCTESVTVRDAFSYVFTPKPDVVMLERIKHAPGISDAWLYQVSKRIAAANG; this is translated from the coding sequence ATGAACGTCCCCATTCTTTCGCTCGCGATTGGACAGCCGAAGCCGCTCGGGGTTTGGCGCGGGGAAGAGGTTCTGTCGGGTTTCGATAAACAGCCCGTCACCGAAGAACACGTTTTTGTTACTGCAACGGGCATTCGCGGCGATGGCCAAGCCGATCTCGAAAATCATGGCGGTGCCGATAAAGCGGTCTATGCCTACCCCGCTCTGAACTGGCCGTGGTGGGAAAACGAGAAACGACTCGCCTGCCGGCCCGGATTATTCGGCGAAAATCTCACCCTCGGCGAAGTTGATGAGACAAATGTATATCTCGGAGACCGGTTTTCCTGGGGCGATGTGATCCTGGAAGTGAGTCAGCCGCGCGCGCCCTGCTTCAAGCTCGCGATGTATACCGGCCGCCCCGAAATCCCTGCCGCGATGACTCTTTCAGGCCGCTGCGGCTGGTATTTCCGTGTCGTTCAGGAAGGTGAAGCACCGTCACGCGGCGCGCTTACGCGCCTCGTTTGCACCGAGAGTGTGACGGTGCGGGATGCGTTCTCCTACGTATTCACCCCGAAGCCCGACGTGGTAATGTTGGAGCGAATTAAGCATGCGCCAGGCATCTCTGACGCATGGCTGTATCAAGTGAGCAAGCGAATCGCCGCTGCAAACGGCTGA
- a CDS encoding LolA family protein → MRRIAKILVLATALVAGMGAGQAPPPRHIEFSAEDRATLDKISDYLNGTRSLQGDFVQIAPNGGMDQGKFYLVKPGKIRFEYRPPSPLLVVSDGRTVGVFNSKLKTVDRYPLSSTPLDLLLGDKIDLRKNDAILAVQHRDGNIIVEARTATKRTKANIAITFSESPLALRQWTIIDDQGLPTTVAVRNLQDGGSISDQLFVLRDAKPAVGIKSRD, encoded by the coding sequence ATGCGCCGTATCGCCAAAATCCTGGTTTTAGCTACAGCTCTGGTTGCAGGCATGGGGGCCGGACAAGCCCCGCCGCCGCGCCATATCGAATTCTCCGCCGAAGACCGCGCCACCCTCGATAAGATCAGCGACTACCTGAACGGGACACGCAGCTTGCAGGGCGATTTCGTCCAGATCGCCCCCAATGGCGGTATGGATCAGGGCAAGTTCTATCTCGTAAAGCCCGGCAAGATTCGCTTCGAATACCGCCCGCCAAGCCCGCTTCTGGTCGTCTCCGATGGCCGGACTGTGGGGGTCTTCAACAGTAAGCTGAAGACGGTGGATCGCTACCCGCTTTCGTCGACACCGCTCGATCTGCTCTTGGGCGACAAGATCGATCTGCGCAAGAACGACGCCATCCTTGCGGTGCAGCATCGCGATGGAAATATCATAGTGGAAGCGCGCACCGCCACCAAGCGCACTAAGGCAAATATCGCCATCACCTTCTCGGAAAGCCCGCTGGCACTGCGCCAATGGACCATCATTGACGATCAGGGCCTGCCCACCACGGTGGCGGTGCGTAATCTGCAAGACGGCGGTTCGATTAGCGATCAGCTTTTTGTGCTGCGCGACGCCAAACCGGCTGTGGGCATCAAATCCAGGGATTAA
- a CDS encoding gamma-glutamyl-gamma-aminobutyrate hydrolase family protein, giving the protein MSAMARPVVGLICDRRRIDDEDVHLVLEQYITTVRDGAGALPLLIPVLDTPLDADDIFASVDGLLFTGSPSNVEPLHYGGPPAREPKNEDKYRDRLTLNLIRAAIEAMVPSFCICRGLQELNVALGGTLYQQVQEVPGRMDHREDPKMPEEVQWGPSHDVTVTKGGMLDGLLETKTFAVNSLHGQGIDRLAPPLREEAHAPDGQIEAVSLKNPQGFLLAVQWHPEWRWAEDAVSRKLWQHFAETLR; this is encoded by the coding sequence GTGAGCGCCATGGCGCGTCCCGTTGTCGGCCTGATCTGCGACCGCCGCAGGATCGATGACGAGGATGTCCATCTGGTGCTGGAGCAATATATCACTACGGTGCGCGATGGCGCGGGCGCCTTGCCGCTGCTCATTCCGGTGCTTGATACCCCGCTTGATGCAGATGACATATTCGCCAGCGTGGATGGGCTTTTGTTCACCGGCTCGCCCTCCAATGTCGAACCACTGCATTACGGTGGCCCGCCTGCGCGTGAGCCCAAAAACGAAGATAAGTATCGCGACCGCCTCACCCTGAATCTGATCCGTGCGGCCATCGAGGCCATGGTGCCAAGCTTTTGCATTTGCCGGGGCTTGCAGGAATTGAACGTCGCGCTCGGTGGCACACTGTATCAGCAGGTTCAGGAAGTCCCTGGCCGCATGGATCATCGTGAGGACCCGAAGATGCCGGAAGAGGTGCAATGGGGGCCGTCCCATGACGTCACCGTCACCAAGGGCGGGATGCTTGATGGGCTTCTCGAAACAAAAACCTTCGCCGTCAATTCGCTGCACGGCCAAGGCATTGATCGCTTGGCACCGCCGTTGCGGGAAGAAGCACATGCGCCGGATGGTCAGATCGAGGCTGTCAGCCTGAAGAACCCGCAGGGTTTTCTCCTCGCGGTGCAATGGCATCCAGAATGGCGCTGGGCAGAGGATGCTGTTTCGCGCAAGCTGTGGCAGCATTTTGCGGAGACTTTGCGCTGA
- a CDS encoding GNAT family N-acetyltransferase, which yields MVTVRPVRLPEDKPALLEFVWGLQRYEAEFEYDRRLDPAYGEDQFADLMKLDEKGVMFLAEAGGKPVGWVIVIESEAPPYVIPEERLSAQICELYVDEGARGLGAGRALIEACEAWARSKGHSVIRIGHLAQNTRAAAVYEKAGYIPYTVNRRKKL from the coding sequence ATGGTGACCGTGCGCCCCGTGCGTCTGCCGGAGGACAAGCCCGCGCTGTTGGAATTCGTCTGGGGTCTGCAGCGCTATGAGGCCGAATTCGAATATGACCGCCGTCTCGATCCCGCCTATGGCGAGGACCAGTTCGCCGATCTGATGAAACTCGACGAAAAGGGCGTGATGTTCCTGGCCGAGGCGGGCGGCAAGCCGGTCGGTTGGGTGATCGTGATCGAATCAGAGGCCCCGCCCTATGTCATTCCCGAGGAGCGGCTCTCGGCGCAGATTTGCGAGCTTTATGTGGACGAGGGCGCGCGGGGGCTGGGCGCCGGACGGGCCTTGATTGAGGCTTGCGAGGCCTGGGCGCGGAGCAAGGGCCACAGCGTTATCCGGATCGGCCATCTCGCCCAGAATACCCGCGCCGCGGCGGTTTATGAGAAAGCGGGCTATATTCCCTATACGGTCAACCGCAGGAAGAAACTCTAG
- a CDS encoding GNAT family N-acetyltransferase: MCTIRKARLPEDKPVILDFIVALQRFESNLEPNHLIDHAMAEEYFAYLLESTERGAIFMADETAPDGSVKTIGWAVVHEQVSEAFIRADERCYAYLAELYISEEGRGSGSGQKLIRACENWAMENGYATMRIDLLTRNEGAFRAYQKAGYIPYCQEVKKRLLPMRDETDEELSMVPLKPVRAKRLPLSAA, encoded by the coding sequence GTGTGTACCATCCGCAAGGCCCGCTTGCCTGAAGACAAGCCGGTGATCCTTGACTTCATCGTCGCGCTACAGCGCTTTGAATCCAATCTTGAACCCAACCACCTTATCGATCACGCCATGGCCGAGGAATACTTCGCGTATCTCCTCGAGAGCACTGAACGCGGTGCGATTTTCATGGCCGACGAAACTGCTCCTGATGGCAGCGTAAAGACCATCGGCTGGGCGGTCGTCCACGAACAAGTCAGCGAAGCTTTCATCCGCGCCGACGAACGTTGCTATGCCTATCTTGCTGAGCTCTACATCAGTGAAGAGGGGCGGGGTAGCGGCTCCGGGCAGAAACTCATCCGCGCCTGCGAAAACTGGGCGATGGAAAATGGCTACGCCACGATGCGCATCGATCTACTCACCCGCAATGAAGGGGCATTCCGCGCTTATCAGAAGGCGGGATACATTCCCTATTGCCAGGAGGTGAAGAAGCGCCTTCTGCCTATGCGGGATGAAACCGATGAGGAACTCTCCATGGTTCCCTTGAAGCCCGTACGGGCCAAACGCCTGCCGCTTTCGGCCGCGTGA
- a CDS encoding dual specificity protein phosphatase family protein, translated as MLDWLYNFHWIKEGQAARSSQAFFGGLESLMTRHGLKAIINLRGENADLSWWRYERAVCARIGATHLDAQMSSRHLPLPTMLARLVECFETAPRPFLLKCSGGHDRTALGAALFLIHDEGWQALDKAVAQFDARLYGHKPKKHQHWLKPFLAFAAEDAKGAPLSAWIKEHYRAEALAAWLSAHGLSDSHKGIFEKPVRSPFQL; from the coding sequence TTGCTCGACTGGTTGTACAACTTTCATTGGATCAAGGAAGGCCAGGCAGCGCGTTCGTCGCAGGCCTTTTTCGGCGGGCTTGAAAGCCTGATGACCCGTCACGGTCTCAAGGCCATCATCAACCTGCGCGGGGAAAACGCCGATCTTTCCTGGTGGCGCTATGAGCGCGCTGTTTGCGCGCGCATCGGGGCTACGCATTTGGATGCGCAGATGTCCTCCCGCCACCTGCCCTTGCCCACCATGCTGGCCCGGCTGGTCGAATGTTTTGAAACCGCGCCGCGGCCCTTCCTTCTCAAATGTTCCGGCGGGCATGACCGCACCGCGCTCGGCGCAGCCCTGTTTCTCATTCACGACGAAGGCTGGCAGGCATTGGATAAAGCCGTGGCGCAATTCGATGCCCGCCTTTACGGCCACAAGCCGAAGAAACATCAGCATTGGCTGAAGCCGTTTCTTGCCTTTGCCGCGGAAGACGCAAAAGGCGCGCCGCTATCGGCCTGGATTAAGGAGCACTATCGCGCCGAAGCGCTCGCCGCCTGGTTATCCGCCCACGGATTATCAGACAGCCATAAAGGCATCTTCGAAAAGCCCGTGCGCAGCCCGTTTCAATTGTAG
- a CDS encoding NAD(P)H-dependent glycerol-3-phosphate dehydrogenase, producing MSAPSKAAAYEKIGVIGAGAWGTSLALTAARAGRKVSLWAREPEVVEAIRKTGENGIFLPGIALPENITATGDLAEAVSGAGALLMVPPAQHLRSALSAVAAVAAKGTPLVVCAKGIERGTGKIVTEVIAEAAPGFEPAILSGPSFARDSAVGLPTAVTTAARMDIAERLQASLSHATFRPYASDDLVGVALGGAAKNVYAIATGIVDGMGLGESARAALLARSFAELTRLGIALGARSETLMGLSGLGDLVLTATSPTSRNFHFGQEVGRGRSIASLREPGKPLAEGVETAPALVTRAAAEKIELPIAETVANVLSGALPLDGAIVRLMTRPLKSE from the coding sequence ATGTCCGCACCTTCCAAAGCCGCAGCTTACGAAAAGATAGGCGTGATCGGGGCCGGCGCGTGGGGAACCTCGCTGGCACTGACCGCTGCGCGCGCAGGCCGCAAGGTCTCACTCTGGGCGCGCGAGCCCGAGGTGGTGGAGGCGATCCGCAAGACCGGCGAGAACGGAATATTCCTGCCCGGCATCGCCCTGCCCGAGAACATCACCGCAACCGGCGATCTGGCCGAAGCGGTTTCGGGCGCGGGCGCGCTTCTGATGGTGCCCCCGGCGCAGCATTTGCGCAGCGCCCTTTCCGCGGTCGCCGCCGTTGCCGCGAAGGGAACGCCACTGGTGGTCTGCGCCAAGGGCATTGAGCGCGGCACTGGCAAGATCGTCACCGAAGTGATCGCCGAAGCCGCGCCCGGCTTTGAACCCGCGATTCTTTCCGGCCCTTCTTTCGCACGCGATTCCGCCGTGGGACTACCCACCGCCGTCACCACCGCTGCGCGGATGGATATCGCCGAGCGTCTCCAAGCGAGCCTTTCGCATGCCACCTTCCGCCCCTATGCCAGCGATGATCTGGTCGGCGTGGCGCTGGGTGGAGCGGCGAAGAACGTCTATGCCATCGCCACCGGCATCGTGGATGGCATGGGACTTGGCGAAAGCGCCCGGGCCGCCCTCTTGGCCCGCAGCTTTGCCGAGCTGACCCGCCTTGGCATCGCGCTGGGTGCACGCTCTGAAACCTTGATGGGGCTGTCTGGGCTTGGAGATTTAGTCCTCACCGCCACCAGCCCGACCTCGCGCAATTTCCATTTCGGCCAGGAGGTCGGGCGCGGGCGGTCCATCGCGAGCTTACGCGAACCCGGAAAACCGCTGGCGGAAGGGGTTGAGACCGCGCCTGCCCTCGTCACCCGCGCCGCAGCCGAAAAGATCGAACTGCCCATCGCCGAAACCGTCGCGAATGTGCTTTCCGGCGCCTTGCCGCTCGATGGCGCCATTGTGCGGCTGATGACACGGCCGCTGAAGAGCGAATAG
- a CDS encoding VOC family protein yields MKLKLARVILFTAQMEKMTEFYRDVMGLKQVTDEKGWREFDAGGLTIALHSGPSSPGKKGPKLVFHVKDVEALRTTLVGRGVKLGKVKLGDFHLCDGRDPDGNPFQLSNR; encoded by the coding sequence ATGAAGCTGAAACTCGCGCGGGTGATTTTGTTCACGGCGCAGATGGAAAAGATGACCGAGTTCTATCGCGATGTGATGGGGCTCAAGCAGGTCACAGACGAAAAGGGCTGGCGCGAGTTCGATGCAGGTGGTCTCACCATCGCGCTGCACTCCGGGCCATCCTCGCCGGGTAAGAAAGGACCGAAGCTGGTTTTCCACGTCAAGGATGTCGAAGCGCTCCGCACCACCCTGGTCGGGCGCGGCGTCAAACTCGGAAAGGTGAAACTGGGTGACTTTCATCTTTGCGACGGGCGCGACCCAGACGGCAATCCCTTTCAGTTGTCCAACCGCTGA
- a CDS encoding aldo/keto reductase family oxidoreductase codes for MSDISSAGTFRLGDRTVNRMGYGTMQLAGPGVFGPPKDRAGAVAVLRKAVERGVNHIDTSDFYGPHVTNQIIKEALHPYTNDLVIVTKLGAKRGADGAWFPAAGREDLIAGVHDNLRNLGLDVLEVVNFRIMGDIHAPSEGSIAEPFSVLADLQHQGLIRHLGLSNATAAQVDEARRIAPVVCVQNQYNLVHRADEALIGKLGAENIAYVPFFPLGGFSPLQSDALNKIAAEIGATPMQVALAWLLQHAPNLLLIPGTSSLGHLDENLAAAALKLPPDVITRLDAVAEGKQQ; via the coding sequence ATGAGCGATATTTCGAGCGCCGGAACGTTCCGTTTGGGAGACAGAACCGTGAACCGCATGGGCTACGGCACCATGCAACTGGCCGGGCCGGGTGTGTTTGGGCCGCCCAAGGACCGCGCCGGAGCAGTGGCCGTGCTGCGCAAAGCCGTGGAACGTGGTGTCAACCACATCGACACCAGCGACTTTTACGGTCCGCATGTGACCAATCAGATCATCAAGGAGGCACTTCATCCGTATACGAATGACCTTGTGATCGTGACAAAGCTGGGGGCAAAGCGCGGCGCAGATGGCGCCTGGTTCCCCGCGGCGGGACGCGAGGATCTGATTGCGGGCGTGCATGACAATCTTCGCAATCTCGGGCTCGACGTGCTGGAGGTCGTGAATTTCCGGATCATGGGCGACATTCACGCCCCGAGCGAAGGCTCCATCGCGGAACCCTTCAGTGTGCTTGCCGATTTGCAGCACCAAGGGCTGATCCGCCATCTTGGGCTCAGCAATGCCACCGCTGCGCAGGTGGACGAAGCGCGCCGCATTGCCCCGGTCGTGTGTGTGCAAAACCAGTACAACCTCGTCCATCGCGCGGATGAAGCGCTGATCGGCAAGCTTGGCGCAGAGAACATCGCCTATGTGCCGTTTTTCCCGCTGGGCGGATTCTCACCGCTGCAATCAGACGCGCTGAATAAGATCGCCGCCGAGATCGGAGCAACACCGATGCAGGTGGCGCTGGCCTGGCTGTTACAGCACGCGCCGAACCTCTTGCTGATCCCAGGGACCTCTTCGCTGGGGCATTTGGACGAAAATCTCGCCGCGGCTGCGTTGAAACTGCCGCCGGACGTGATCACGCGGCTGGATGCCGTCGCCGAAGGCAAGCAGCAGTAG